The DNA sequence TCCGATTTCAACATGATGCCATACATGAAAATCATTGACAGTTCTAGAAAAGCTCTGTTGCATCCGCCCTTTCAGATATTAACCTGAAATGTATTTCTGCGAATATGACAGATGACACCATCAAGGCTCTATAAATATTGAACATCTCCTGCTACTTTTTGACAGTCTAGACTTGAGCAAAGACAGTGTGAACAGGAAATCCGCAGAATCTTCAAAAACCCTGACGttcaataattcattcattctgagGACAGCATGTTTGTTAAGGAGCGTCTTATTACACTTTTCAAACAGAACTGGCAGCACACACTGACATATTGGAGTGTGTTCTTTAGTTTTGGACTCTGTATAGCATTCCTGGGGCCGACTATATTAGATTTGAAATGTCAGACCAACTCAACGCTACAGGAGATCACTTGGGTTTTCTTCTCGCAGCAGGTCTGTCTACTTATTGGCAGTTCGATTGGCGGTGTTTTCAAGAAAACGTGAGTTTGTTGTTGCATTATGTATTTTGaatggaaaatgaaaatttcTTCCCCTCTAAAGACGTATGCATTTAGAGTTTATGAAGAGGCAAAGCAAACTGTACATTAATCATTTGATTGATTGTATGTATTCACAGTAAAAGGTCACCAATTTTGTCCACTATGGAGTTGGACGCACAATCTCAATCtccactctattttttttttaaatctttcacATGGTCACATAAAACAGTGGTACTTCTTCTTGTATTGATTCCTTAGTGTATTATGCTTCTGATCCACTATAGAGTTATGTGGTGTTATTCAGTGTGGGTCTTCTTCTTATTGGTAAAgcttttgttgatttttttttatttaaaaagacaaaggTTTTAGGCCTACAcactaaaaaaatctaaatgtatCACCTTTTTATCAATGTAGAGTAACCCACTGTTAGttttattttcagcatttcTGTTATGCTCATGCAAATGTCCATtgtgtttaaacattaaatttgTGGAAATATAATGCAAAGCCTGCAAAgataaataatgatttttttgtacattaatACTTTAATTGATTTCTTTCATGTTTGACAAGGTAAATGTATAGTATTTCTCTTTGTAAGGACCTGTGTAATTCTTACAATGCTAAAGTATCctttcagtttttaataatCACTGGGATTTTTTATGTCTAATGTGAAACCTGTTACTTACATGATGATCTCTGGACTAGAGGAATATGAACAATACAGATGTAACAGTACTATGGACATATAGTAATTATATGGGCAtatataataaactaattaagaacctgctctctctctcgctctctgtctgtttctcaggTTGCTCAGTGCCCTCTCTGCTCTCTTCCTGTCCTCTCTCCTCATTTCTCTGATCTTTGCCATCATTCCTCTCTGCTACAATGTGCTGCAATTAGCCATAGCCATGGCTGTGTCAGGACTGGCGATGGGTATCATTGATACAATTGCAAACATTCAGCTGGTGGTTCTTTACCAGAAAGACTCTGCAATCTTCCTACAGGTGACATAGAGCGCATACACACATATCTATTGTACATGAGACCTCTTGAATTTCTttgataaaaatgatatatacatacatttcagtggaaaatacaaaattttaaacattaagtagatacacatcatatatcatatacactaccatgaactgttttattcatgatggaaaaaaacccctaattatgctaaaaaaaaacaattatgctAATACATCCCTTAAAACTGAGACAAATCTGTTTGATAAGTTATTCTATGGAATTAAATATATACCCTCTGTGCACACTGTTTGATTCATTTAAGAAAAACCTGTGACATCTGTAACTGATACATGTTTTTTCCTGCTTATAATTCCTTTGTGATTTAATAATTCATGCTTAAAGCTGCTGTTTAAATTGTGACAGAACTTTGTGAACATTCTCCAGGTGGGCAAAAATTGCTTAGACACAATACATTTTGCCTCACTGTGTCTTCCCTTTTCCTAGGCATTGCACTTCTTCATTGGCTTTGGTGCTCTGGTGAGCCCCCTGATCGCAGATCCTTTCCTGTCGGAGCACTGTCCCAGTATGAACAGCACAGAGGATGAGGCAATAATGCACCACTTCAGACACAGTCTGGCAGGCCTCAGGAGTCCAATACTTCTCAACCACTCCGAGCACTCTGAAGGCGTCGTAGAGCAGTCCAATGTGTCCTATGCTTTCTGGATCATGGCTCTGATTAACGTAGGATATCGAGCGATATTCTGTTATCCTTGCCTCCAAAAGCTTTAGGGAAAATTTTGGATAATGAAAAGCTTCATGGTAGGATTTAAATTAAGCCTTGAATGGAAAATCATGTCTACACTGaatcttcatttatttaacagtaagGTTTACAATCAACATTAGGTTTTATGTGTTTCTCAAGAAACCTAAGAGATGATGAGAGTTCTGTCCTTGATTACCTGCTTCATAGCTTGTATCAACACCGACTGCCTTCCCGGTAGACTGCACTGGGAAATTCTGGCGTAACATATTACCTTTTCATTTTGTCTATTGCAGCAAAGAGAAACTGACAACAAGACAAATAAAGGTGTCTATGTACAGTACACAGACAGAAATTGCAAGACAAGGCAGCTGAAACAAACTAAACCCAGTTGAGAACAATAATCATGGGACGTTATTAGGGTGCAGTTGGAGCTAAAGAAAACAGGAACCAGGCAGGATGGTGGAATTGGGCTGGAATTTGGATCATAAAATCAAGTCATATTAAGTCATAGCCTGTTTCTTTTGTTCCAGCTGCCAGTACCCATTGCAGTGCTTGTGCTAATGTACTTCGAGAAACTGATCCCATGTTGCCCGAATGGCTCTCCACGTCTTCTGGACAAAGATGAGCTGGCCATGGAGAGCAACACAACTGAGTGCGCAGAGGCACAAGAGCAAGAAGCTGGAGGTACAGAT is a window from the Pangasianodon hypophthalmus isolate fPanHyp1 chromosome 16, fPanHyp1.pri, whole genome shotgun sequence genome containing:
- the mfsd4ab gene encoding major facilitator superfamily domain-containing protein 4B: MFVKERLITLFKQNWQHTLTYWSVFFSFGLCIAFLGPTILDLKCQTNSTLQEITWVFFSQQVCLLIGSSIGGVFKKTLLSALSALFLSSLLISLIFAIIPLCYNVLQLAIAMAVSGLAMGIIDTIANIQLVVLYQKDSAIFLQALHFFIGFGALVSPLIADPFLSEHCPSMNSTEDEAIMHHFRHSLAGLRSPILLNHSEHSEGVVEQSNVSYAFWIMALINLPVPIAVLVLMYFEKLIPCCPNGSPRLLDKDELAMESNTTECAEAQEQEAGGHGDLFSCCMNSNLRELPASFFGVHILGGLVLFMTDGIVGAYAGFAYTYAVSAPMSLDAKTAGYLPCIFWAAITGGRLMSIPLAYRFRPVYLLTFSLAGVIVTVLLLLIFYTSSIFLFVGTCLLGLFLSSIFPCMLAYTEDILNYQGCATTVIVTSAGMGEMVLQVVVGSIIQTEGSYSFLLCGMIAGCVGFALFFGLMLCHYFHRNYLRGTSKKTAMVEQPEPVVATCEAPEREEEKAEEKTDEKIREKIEMKTEKKNEESQ